A portion of the Rhinolophus sinicus isolate RSC01 linkage group LG03, ASM3656204v1, whole genome shotgun sequence genome contains these proteins:
- the POLK gene encoding DNA polymerase kappa isoform X1, with translation MDSTEEKNNNYKDDLLLRMGLNDNKAGMEGLDKEKINKIIMEATKGSRFYENELKKEKQVNQRIENMMQQKAQITSQQLRKAQLQVDRFAMELEQSRDLNNTIVHIDMDAFYAAVEMRDNPELKDKPIAVGSSSMLSTSNYHARRFGVRAAMPGFIAKRLCPQLIIVPPNFDKYRAVSREVKEILADYDPNFMAMSLDEAYLNITKHLQERQNWPEDKRKYFIKTGNSLENDKPGKEINKVSEHERSMSPLLFEDSPPDLQPPGNTSQVNTEEQHNPQILQNSVVFGTSAEEVVKEIRFRIEQKTTLTASAGIAPNTMLAKVCSDKNKPNGQYQILPNRQAVMDFIKDLPIRKVSGIGKVTEKMLKALGIITCTEIYQQRALLSLLFSETSWHYFLHISLGLGSTHLARDAERKSMSVERTFSEISKAEEQYSLCQELCSELAQDLQKEGLKGRTVTIKLKNVNFEVKTRASTVSYVVSTAEEIFAIAKELLKTEIDAEFPHPLRLRLMGVRLSSFPNEEDKKHQQRSIIDFLQAGNQTLSATGCTEKIDKDRVLKPLEISHKTSFFDKKRSERKWSHQDTLKCETMSRQSLQTLPSFQVLKKKRSETLETSENSDNGQIFTCPVCFREQESITLEAFNKHVDTCLDGPSISEMFSYSHASSIEVNKKENVHHSFSLCEKQDYETHQNKAESIDALSKEECSSLPSKSFNIEYCHQNSSGTVSLGNEDVGSLRRQEPLQPHLYEVITDQALVCPVCNLEQKTSDLTLFNVHVDVCLNKSVIQELRKDDQVSQPKENTKGTGNSGRVQKTVTKTKRSGSMIKYSASKKIKPNNPRHTLDIFFK, from the exons ATGGATagcacagaggagaagaacaacAATTACAAAGATGATCTTCTGCTTAGGATGGGACTTAATGATAATAAAGCTGGGATGGAAGGattagataaagagaaaataaataaaattataatggaagCCACAAAG GGGTCcagattttatgaaaatgagctcaagaaagaaaagcaagtgaaCCAACGAATTGAAAATATGATGCAACAAAAAGCTCAAATTACCAGTCAGCAGCTCAGGAAAGCACAATTACAG gtTGACAGATTTGCAATGGAATTAGAACAGAGCCGGGATCTGAATAATACCATAGTGCACATTGACATGGATGCTTTCTATGCAGCTGTAGAAATGAGAGACAATCCGGAATTGAAGGATAAACCCATTGCTGTAGGATCATCAAGTATGTTG AGTACTTCAAATTATCATGCAAGGAGGTTTGGAGTTCGTGCAGCCATGCCAGGATTTATTGCTAAAAGACTCTGCCCACAACTTATTATAGTGCCCCCAAACTTTGACAAATACCGAGCCGTGAGTAGAGAG GTTAAGGAAATACTTGCTGATTATGATCCCAATTTTATGGCCATGAGTCTTGATGAAGCCTACTTGAATATAACAAAGCACTTACAGGAAAGACAAAATTGGCCTGAGGACAAAAGAAAGTATTTCATCAAAACAGGGAACTCTCTAGAAAATG ataaaccaggaaaagaaattaataaagtgAGTGAGCATGAACGATCCATGTCTCCACTACTTTTTGAAGATAGTCCTCCTGATTTGCAGCCTCCTGGAAATACTTCCCAAGTAAACACTGAAGAACAACATAATCCTCAAATACTCCAAAACTCAGTTGTTTTTGGAACATCAGCTGAAGAAGTGGTAAAGGAAATTCGTTTCAGAATCGAGCAAAAAACAACACTGACAGCCAGTGCAG gcattGCCCCAAATACAATGTTAGCAAAAGTATGCAGTGATAAGAATAAACCAAATGGACAATACCAAATTCTCCCCAACAGACAAGCTGTGATGGATTTCATCAAGGACTTACCCATTAGAAAG GTTTCTGGAATAGGAAAAGTTACAGAGAAAATGTTAAAGGCCCTTGGAATTATTACTTGTACAGAAATCTACCAACAGAGGGcattactttctcttcttttctctgaaacATCTTGGCATTATTTCCTTCATATTTCCCTGGGTCTAGGTTCAACACACCTGGCAAG gGATGCAGAGAGGAAAAGCATGAGTGTTGAAAg GACATTCAGTGAGATAAGTAAAGCAGAAGAACAGTACAGCTTGTGCCAGGAACTTTGCAGTGAACTTGCTCAGGATCTGCAGAAAGAAGGGCTTAAG GGTAGAACTGTTACTATTAAGCTGAAGAATGTGAATTTTGAAGTGAAAACTCGTGCATCTACAGTTTCATATGTTGTTTCTactgcagaagaaatatttgctaTTGCTAAAGAATTGCTAAAAACAGAAATTGATGCTGAGTTTCCACATCCCTTGAGATTAAGACTAATGG GTGTGCGGCTTTCTAGTTTTCCCAATGAAGAAGACAAGAAACACCAACAAAGAAgcattattgatttcttacaGGCTGGAAACCAAACCCTGTCAGCCACTGGATGTACAGAGAAAATTGACAAAGATCGGGTTTTAAAACCTTTAGAAATATCTCATAAGACAAGTTTTTTTGATAAAAAACGATCAGAAAGGAAATGGAGCCACCAAGACACACTTAAGTGTGAAACTATGAGTCGacaaagtttacagacattaccatCATTCCAAGTTTTAAAGAAGAAGAGGAGTGAGACTTTagaaacatcagagaattcaGATAATGGTCAGATATTTACCTGTCCTGTTTGCTTTAGGGAGCAAGAAAGCATCACTCTGGAAGCCTTTAATAAACATGTAGATACATGTCTTGATGGACCTTCGATCAGTGAAATGTTCTCATATTCACATGCTTCCTCTATAGAagttaacaaaaaagaaaatgtacaccATTCTTTTTCACTCTGTGAGAAGCAGGATTATGAAACCCATCAGAATAAAGCAGAAAGTATAGATGCTTTAAGCAAAGAGGAATGTTCTAGTCTTCCAAGCAAATCATTTAATATCGAGTATTGTCATCAGAATTCTTCTGGTACCGTTTCACTGGGAAATGAAGATGTCGGGTCATTAAGAAGGCAAGAACCCCTCCAGCCTCATTTATATGAAGTGATAACAGACCAAGCTCTAGTTTGCCCTGTCTGCAACCTAGAACAAAAGACTTCAGATCTTACCCTGTTTAATGTGCATGTGGATGTTTGCTTAAATAAAAGCGTTATCCAGGAACTAAGAAAGGATGATCAAGTTAGCCAACCCAAAGAAAACACCAAAGGTACTG GTAACTCGGGCAGAGTACAGAAGactgtaacaaaaacaaaaag GTCAGGATCGATGATAAAGTACTCAGcatctaagaaaataaaaccaaacaatccTAGACACAcacttgatatattttttaaatga
- the POLK gene encoding DNA polymerase kappa isoform X2: protein MDSTEEKNNNYKDDLLLRMGLNDNKAGMEGLDKEKINKIIMEATKGSRFYENELKKEKQVNQRIENMMQQKAQITSQQLRKAQLQVDRFAMELEQSRDLNNTIVHIDMDAFYAAVEMRDNPELKDKPIAVGSSSMLSTSNYHARRFGVRAAMPGFIAKRLCPQLIIVPPNFDKYRAVSREVKEILADYDPNFMAMSLDEAYLNITKHLQERQNWPEDKRKYFIKTGNSLENDKPGKEINKVSEHERSMSPLLFEDSPPDLQPPGNTSQVNTEEQHNPQILQNSVVFGTSAEEVVKEIRFRIEQKTTLTASAGIAPNTMLAKVCSDKNKPNGQYQILPNRQAVMDFIKDLPIRKVSGIGKVTEKMLKALGIITCTEIYQQRALLSLLFSETSWHYFLHISLGLGSTHLARDAERKSMSVERTFSEISKAEEQYSLCQELCSELAQDLQKEGLKGRTVTIKLKNVNFEVKTRASTVSYVVSTAEEIFAIAKELLKTEIDAEFPHPLRLRLMGVRLSSFPNEEDKKHQQRSIIDFLQAGNQTLSATGCTEKIDKDRVLKPLEISHKTSFFDKKRSERKWSHQDTLKCETMSRQSLQTLPSFQVLKKKRSETLETSENSDNGQIFTCPVCFREQESITLEAFNKHVDTCLDGPSISEMFSYSHASSIEVNKKENVHHSFSLCEKQDYETHQNKAESIDALSKEECSSLPSKSFNIEYCHQNSSGTVSLGNEDVGSLRRQEPLQPHLYEVITDQALVCPVCNLEQKTSDLTLFNVHVDVCLNKSVIQELRKDDQVSQPKENTKGNSGRVQKTVTKTKRSGSMIKYSASKKIKPNNPRHTLDIFFK, encoded by the exons ATGGATagcacagaggagaagaacaacAATTACAAAGATGATCTTCTGCTTAGGATGGGACTTAATGATAATAAAGCTGGGATGGAAGGattagataaagagaaaataaataaaattataatggaagCCACAAAG GGGTCcagattttatgaaaatgagctcaagaaagaaaagcaagtgaaCCAACGAATTGAAAATATGATGCAACAAAAAGCTCAAATTACCAGTCAGCAGCTCAGGAAAGCACAATTACAG gtTGACAGATTTGCAATGGAATTAGAACAGAGCCGGGATCTGAATAATACCATAGTGCACATTGACATGGATGCTTTCTATGCAGCTGTAGAAATGAGAGACAATCCGGAATTGAAGGATAAACCCATTGCTGTAGGATCATCAAGTATGTTG AGTACTTCAAATTATCATGCAAGGAGGTTTGGAGTTCGTGCAGCCATGCCAGGATTTATTGCTAAAAGACTCTGCCCACAACTTATTATAGTGCCCCCAAACTTTGACAAATACCGAGCCGTGAGTAGAGAG GTTAAGGAAATACTTGCTGATTATGATCCCAATTTTATGGCCATGAGTCTTGATGAAGCCTACTTGAATATAACAAAGCACTTACAGGAAAGACAAAATTGGCCTGAGGACAAAAGAAAGTATTTCATCAAAACAGGGAACTCTCTAGAAAATG ataaaccaggaaaagaaattaataaagtgAGTGAGCATGAACGATCCATGTCTCCACTACTTTTTGAAGATAGTCCTCCTGATTTGCAGCCTCCTGGAAATACTTCCCAAGTAAACACTGAAGAACAACATAATCCTCAAATACTCCAAAACTCAGTTGTTTTTGGAACATCAGCTGAAGAAGTGGTAAAGGAAATTCGTTTCAGAATCGAGCAAAAAACAACACTGACAGCCAGTGCAG gcattGCCCCAAATACAATGTTAGCAAAAGTATGCAGTGATAAGAATAAACCAAATGGACAATACCAAATTCTCCCCAACAGACAAGCTGTGATGGATTTCATCAAGGACTTACCCATTAGAAAG GTTTCTGGAATAGGAAAAGTTACAGAGAAAATGTTAAAGGCCCTTGGAATTATTACTTGTACAGAAATCTACCAACAGAGGGcattactttctcttcttttctctgaaacATCTTGGCATTATTTCCTTCATATTTCCCTGGGTCTAGGTTCAACACACCTGGCAAG gGATGCAGAGAGGAAAAGCATGAGTGTTGAAAg GACATTCAGTGAGATAAGTAAAGCAGAAGAACAGTACAGCTTGTGCCAGGAACTTTGCAGTGAACTTGCTCAGGATCTGCAGAAAGAAGGGCTTAAG GGTAGAACTGTTACTATTAAGCTGAAGAATGTGAATTTTGAAGTGAAAACTCGTGCATCTACAGTTTCATATGTTGTTTCTactgcagaagaaatatttgctaTTGCTAAAGAATTGCTAAAAACAGAAATTGATGCTGAGTTTCCACATCCCTTGAGATTAAGACTAATGG GTGTGCGGCTTTCTAGTTTTCCCAATGAAGAAGACAAGAAACACCAACAAAGAAgcattattgatttcttacaGGCTGGAAACCAAACCCTGTCAGCCACTGGATGTACAGAGAAAATTGACAAAGATCGGGTTTTAAAACCTTTAGAAATATCTCATAAGACAAGTTTTTTTGATAAAAAACGATCAGAAAGGAAATGGAGCCACCAAGACACACTTAAGTGTGAAACTATGAGTCGacaaagtttacagacattaccatCATTCCAAGTTTTAAAGAAGAAGAGGAGTGAGACTTTagaaacatcagagaattcaGATAATGGTCAGATATTTACCTGTCCTGTTTGCTTTAGGGAGCAAGAAAGCATCACTCTGGAAGCCTTTAATAAACATGTAGATACATGTCTTGATGGACCTTCGATCAGTGAAATGTTCTCATATTCACATGCTTCCTCTATAGAagttaacaaaaaagaaaatgtacaccATTCTTTTTCACTCTGTGAGAAGCAGGATTATGAAACCCATCAGAATAAAGCAGAAAGTATAGATGCTTTAAGCAAAGAGGAATGTTCTAGTCTTCCAAGCAAATCATTTAATATCGAGTATTGTCATCAGAATTCTTCTGGTACCGTTTCACTGGGAAATGAAGATGTCGGGTCATTAAGAAGGCAAGAACCCCTCCAGCCTCATTTATATGAAGTGATAACAGACCAAGCTCTAGTTTGCCCTGTCTGCAACCTAGAACAAAAGACTTCAGATCTTACCCTGTTTAATGTGCATGTGGATGTTTGCTTAAATAAAAGCGTTATCCAGGAACTAAGAAAGGATGATCAAGTTAGCCAACCCAAAGAAAACACCAAAG GTAACTCGGGCAGAGTACAGAAGactgtaacaaaaacaaaaag GTCAGGATCGATGATAAAGTACTCAGcatctaagaaaataaaaccaaacaatccTAGACACAcacttgatatattttttaaatga